The bacterium sequence TTATTCACAGCTACGAGGACTGCAACGATGCAGCCACGCCATCGGCGCTGGCGGCACGTATGATCGACTCACAATCGGCCAAATGGCTTCTCACTGTTGCCAAGATGGGCGCCATCTTCGTTCAAAAGGGGAAGTTCGCTGCGGCGAGGCGGGAGTTCGAGGCAATCCTCAATCGCTTCCCCGACTACCCGCCGGCGATCTCGAACATTGGCACAGCCTACTTTCTCGCTGGCGACGCCACCCGCGCTGAGGCCTTTTTATTGCGCGCGGTCCAGCTTGCGCCAAACCATGCCTCGTATCGCGCAGCGTTG is a genomic window containing:
- a CDS encoding tetratricopeptide repeat protein; translated protein: MIDSQSAKWLLTVAKMGAIFVQKGKFAAARREFEAILNRFPDYPPAISNIGTAYFLAGDATRAEAFLLRAVQLAPNHASYRAAL